In Flavobacterium endoglycinae, one DNA window encodes the following:
- a CDS encoding M16 family metallopeptidase, protein MKTKLILAHFLLLGLSQVSAQFKTTFPLPKEVAHGTLPNGMQYFIMHNEWPKDRADFYFVQNVGAILENDDQDGLAHFLEHMAFNGTEHFKGKGIINMLEKQGVSFGKDINAYTAYDETVYNISNVPSQNKTLLDSCMYVLHDWSGSLLLANNEIDAERGVIREEWRTRRNADYRTGEKINKVVFEGSKYAKRNVIGDLNVINNFKYQVLREYYKKWYQPQNQAVVIVGNIDVTVIEKRVKEIFGSIPKPKKINKRTYEKIPFQKENRYVLATDKELQRSGISLSYNKPKPLVQDQAEMNKSMQENLALQMMNNRFNEYIINNETAGLAFGISNENLSRLDSKFSLNVTPKKGKFIEAFTEAYREFERAMQNGFTQQELDRLKTKMRTSYDNRLANKDKIRNSYWAEQLQLYFLESNPVFSVEGEHEWINAFLNTVTLDQVNAVFKALQPKDNLVISVSAPEDAATKFPEANEYWNAVKTITNSKLEPYKEEELTASLVKEELKERAILKTEEIKGFENAKRYTLANGAKVIIYPTTLSKDQILFSAYSAGGNSLSDWKDLPSAQIAAAVVSYSGLGDYKFTDLKKKLTGKTANVSPYIGGLYEGFNGSSNKESLTTLLQLVYLYFQHPRFDSNTFDKIKEQYQNKLNNAPNSNEKALSDTISVLNTNYSKRNWLLSQDFISALDLNTAKKIYTERFSNASDFTFLFVGNISENDIAAINTYLGNIPSEEKTENYVDHKIFMKDGKVEKTIFRTMDTPKTTVYLHFENRDIVYNKKNKILSYMVSEWLTKRYLETIREEEGGSYGVHAGTNLSQFPSPLFSLEINFDCNPDKADALVKIVHAEVARVQTENIPANMLEDIKQSIIKNYQEQIKENTYWLNTLTSYVRNDESPLDIELLKNILSTITAKDLKEFTTNALKKSNSVQVLMKAK, encoded by the coding sequence ATGAAAACAAAATTAATTCTAGCGCATTTCCTGCTTCTGGGTTTATCTCAAGTTTCTGCGCAGTTTAAAACTACTTTTCCGCTGCCCAAAGAAGTCGCACACGGAACGCTTCCAAATGGAATGCAGTATTTTATCATGCACAACGAATGGCCAAAAGACAGAGCCGATTTCTATTTCGTGCAAAACGTTGGAGCCATTTTAGAAAATGATGATCAGGACGGCTTAGCGCATTTTTTGGAACATATGGCTTTTAATGGAACAGAGCATTTTAAAGGAAAAGGAATCATCAACATGCTGGAAAAACAAGGTGTTTCTTTCGGAAAAGATATTAATGCTTATACGGCTTACGACGAAACTGTTTACAACATCAGCAATGTTCCCTCGCAAAACAAAACTTTATTGGATTCTTGTATGTATGTACTGCACGACTGGTCTGGCTCTCTCCTGCTTGCCAATAATGAAATTGATGCCGAAAGAGGCGTAATACGTGAAGAATGGCGTACCAGAAGAAATGCAGATTACAGAACAGGCGAAAAAATCAACAAAGTAGTTTTTGAAGGTTCAAAATATGCAAAACGAAATGTTATTGGAGATTTAAATGTCATCAATAATTTCAAGTATCAAGTATTACGAGAGTATTACAAGAAATGGTATCAGCCTCAAAATCAAGCTGTCGTAATTGTAGGTAACATCGATGTAACTGTAATCGAAAAACGTGTTAAAGAGATTTTCGGTTCGATACCAAAACCCAAAAAAATCAATAAGAGAACGTATGAAAAAATTCCGTTCCAAAAAGAAAATCGTTATGTACTGGCGACCGACAAAGAGTTGCAGCGTTCTGGAATTTCGCTTTCATACAACAAACCAAAACCTTTAGTTCAAGATCAGGCCGAAATGAACAAAAGCATGCAGGAAAATCTGGCTTTGCAAATGATGAATAACCGATTTAACGAATACATTATCAATAACGAAACTGCAGGTTTGGCATTCGGAATTTCAAATGAAAATCTTTCGAGATTAGATAGTAAATTTTCATTAAATGTTACGCCAAAAAAAGGAAAGTTCATCGAAGCTTTTACCGAAGCTTACCGAGAATTTGAAAGAGCGATGCAAAACGGATTTACACAGCAGGAATTGGACCGTTTGAAAACTAAAATGCGTACCAGCTATGACAATCGTCTAGCAAATAAAGATAAAATTAGAAACAGTTATTGGGCAGAACAATTACAGCTTTATTTTTTAGAATCCAATCCGGTTTTTAGTGTTGAGGGAGAACATGAATGGATTAATGCTTTCTTGAATACTGTTACTTTAGATCAGGTAAATGCTGTATTTAAAGCTTTACAGCCAAAAGATAATTTAGTAATATCAGTTTCTGCACCTGAAGATGCCGCGACGAAATTTCCTGAAGCAAATGAGTATTGGAATGCTGTCAAAACTATTACAAATTCAAAATTAGAACCTTACAAAGAAGAAGAATTGACAGCTTCTTTAGTAAAAGAAGAATTGAAAGAAAGAGCAATTCTAAAAACAGAAGAAATTAAAGGATTCGAAAATGCGAAACGCTATACGTTGGCAAACGGTGCCAAAGTGATTATCTATCCCACAACTTTGAGTAAAGACCAGATTCTATTTTCGGCTTACAGCGCGGGAGGAAATTCACTTTCAGATTGGAAAGATCTTCCATCAGCACAGATTGCAGCCGCTGTCGTTTCATATTCGGGATTAGGTGATTATAAGTTTACTGATTTAAAAAAGAAACTGACAGGCAAAACGGCCAATGTGAGCCCATACATTGGAGGTTTATACGAAGGTTTTAACGGAAGCAGCAACAAAGAATCTCTCACTACTTTATTACAGCTGGTTTACTTGTATTTCCAGCACCCTAGATTTGACAGCAATACTTTTGATAAAATAAAAGAACAATATCAAAATAAATTGAACAACGCGCCAAACAGCAATGAAAAAGCTTTAAGCGACACTATATCGGTTTTAAACACGAATTACAGCAAACGTAACTGGCTTTTATCACAGGACTTTATTAGTGCTTTAGATTTGAATACGGCTAAAAAAATCTACACTGAACGTTTCTCAAACGCAAGTGATTTCACGTTTCTATTCGTCGGAAACATTTCAGAAAATGACATTGCTGCAATCAACACTTATTTAGGAAATATTCCATCAGAAGAGAAAACGGAGAACTATGTAGATCACAAAATATTTATGAAAGACGGAAAGGTTGAAAAAACAATTTTTAGAACGATGGATACACCTAAAACAACAGTTTACCTTCATTTTGAAAACAGAGATATTGTCTATAACAAAAAGAATAAAATACTAAGTTATATGGTATCTGAATGGCTTACAAAACGTTACCTAGAAACGATTCGTGAAGAAGAAGGCGGCAGCTATGGCGTACATGCTGGAACTAATTTGTCTCAGTTTCCTTCTCCTCTATTTTCATTAGAAATCAATTTTGACTGCAATCCAGACAAGGCAGATGCGTTGGTTAAAATTGTACATGCAGAAGTTGCAAGGGTGCAGACTGAAAATATTCCTGCCAATATGTTAGAAGACATCAAACAATCCATAATCAAGAATTATCAGGAGCAGATTAAAGAGAATACGTATTGGCTTAATACATTGACCTCTTATGTTCGTAATGATGAAAGTCCTCTTGATATTGAACTTCTTAAAAATATACTAAGCACGATTACTGCAAAGGATTTAAAGGAATTTACAACAAATGCCTTAAAGAAATCAAACAGCGTGCAGGTATTGATGAAAGCAAAATAA